A genome region from Euphorbia lathyris chromosome 4, ddEupLath1.1, whole genome shotgun sequence includes the following:
- the LOC136226415 gene encoding vacuolar-sorting receptor 3-like yields MEELGGKSGFSFCLGFLFMCLIVTNCVGRFVVEKNSLRVTSPDKVRGTYDTAIGNFGIPKYGGSMAGAVLYPKDNKKGCKEFSDFDISFKSKPGSLPSFVLLDRGDCFFALKVWNAQKAGASAVLVADDIEEPLITMDTPEEESSSAKYLVNITIPSALIEKSFGELLKKAINSGEMVNVNLDWREAVPHPDDRVEYELWTNSNDECGVKCNMLMEFVKEFRGPAQILEKGGYTQFTPHYITWYCPQAFTLSKQCKSQCINHGRYCAPDPEQDFSQGYDGKDVVLENLRQLCVFRVANESQKSWAWWDYVTDFQIRCPMKDKKYNKECAVGVITSLGLDVKKVDKCMGDPNADSDNHVLKEEQDAQVGKGSRGDVTILPTLVVNNRQYRGKLARGAVLKAICAGFQETTEPSVCLSGDVETNECLDNNGGCWRDNIANITACKDTFRGRVCECPIVDGVQFKGDGYNHCEVSGPGKCKINNGGCWHESRDGHTYSACSDIGDGKCQCPPGFKGDGVKSCIDIDECKERKACQCSECKCKNTWGSYDCGCSGDLLYIRDHDTCISKRGTEVKSAWAAFWVILVGLGMAGGGGYLVYKYRLRSYMDSEIRAIMAQYMPLDSQAEIPNHANDERA; encoded by the exons ATGGAAGAGCTTGGAGGGAAGTCGGGTTTTAGTTTCTGTTTAGGGTTTTTATTTATGTGTTTGATTGTGACTAATTGTGTTGGTAGATTCGTTGTTGAGAAGAATAGCTTGAGGGTTACATCGCCTGATAAAGTCAGAGGGACTTATGATACTGCAATTGGGAATTTTGGGATACCTAAGTATGGTGGAAGTATGGCCGGCGCTGTTTTATACCCCaaagacaataagaagggttgTAAGGAGTTTTCTGATTTCGACATTTCGTTTAAGTCCAAACCTGGTTCTTTACCATCATTCGTCTTGCTTGATCGTGGAG ACTGCTTCTTTGCTTTGAAGGTTTGGAATGCGCAGAAGGCAGGAGCTTCTGCTGTACTTGTTGCAGACGACATTGAGGAACCATTGATAACAATGGACACACCTGAAGAGGAAAGTTCATCAGCAAAATATTTAGTGAACATAACAATACCATCTGCACTTATTGAGAAAAGCTTTGGCGAGTTGTTGAAAAAAGCAATAAACAGTGGGGAAATGGTAAATGTGAATCTTGATTGGAGAGAAGCTGTTCCACACCCTGATGATCGTGTAGAATATGAACTATGGACAAACAGCAATGACGAATGTGGTGTTAAATGCAATATGCTGATGGAATTTGTGAAGGAGTTTAGGGGTCCGGCACAAATACTCGAGAAAGGTGGTTATACACAGTTCACACCACACTACATAACGTGGTACTGTCCTCAGGCATTTACATTGAGCAAGCAGTGCAAGTCACAGTGCATAAATCACGGAAGATATTGTGCACCTGATCCTGAACAGGATTTTAGCCAAGGTTATGACGGCAAGGATGTTGTTCTCGAAAATCTAAGGCAACTCTGTGTTTTTAGAGTTGCAAATGAGAGCCAAAAATCTTGGGCGTGGTGGGACTATGTAACTGATTTTCAAATCCGATGTCCCATGAAAGACAAAAAGTACAACAAGGAATGTGCTGTTGGTGTTATCACATCCCTTG GTCTTGATGTTAAGAAGGTTGATAAATGTATGGGGGACCCTAATGCTGATTCTGATAATCATGTCTTGAAAGAAGAGCAAGATGCCCAG GTTGGGAAAGGATCACGGGGTGATGTAACCATATTGCCTACCCTTGTTGTCAACAATCGACAATATAGAG GGAAGTTGGCGAGAGGGGCTGTTCTGAAAGCCATCTGTGCTGGTTTCCAGGAAACGACTGAACCAAGTGTTTGTTTGAGCGGTG ATGTTGAGACTAATGAGTGCTTGGACAATAACGGTGGTTGCTGGCGAGATAACATAGCCAACATTACAGCTTGCAAG GACACGTTCCGTGGAAGAGTATGCGAGTGTCCCATTGTTGATGGTGTTCAGTTCAAAGGAGATGGTTACAACCATTGTGAAG TGAGCGGACCTGGCAAGTGTAAGATAAATAATGGAGGCTGTTGGCATGAATCCCGAGATGGACACACTTACTCTGCTTGTTCG GATATTGGTGATGGTAAATGCCAATGCCCTCCAGGTTTTAAAGGCGATGGTGTTAAAAGTTGCATTG ATATTGATGAATGTAAAGAGAGGAAAGCCTGTCAATGCTCTGAATGTAAGTGCAAGAACACATGGGGAAGCTATGATTGCGGTTGCAGTGGAGATCTTCTGTACATCAGAGACCATGATACCTGCATAA GTAAGAGAGGCACTGAAGTAAAATCAGCATGGGCTGCTTTTTGGGTCATTTTGGTAGGCTTGGGAATGGCTGGTGGTGGAGGATATCTTGTCTACAAATATAGATTGCGG TCTTACATGGATTCTGAGATCAGAGCTATCATGGCACAATACATGCCACTGGATAGTCAAGCAGAAATTCCCAACCACGCCAACGATGAGCGCGCGTAG